A genomic stretch from Bosea sp. F3-2 includes:
- a CDS encoding peptidase M50: protein MTVAPFLSSSWYRVALRKPKLRDHTSVHRHRYRGNVWYVVHDHATGRVHRLSPASCMMIAAMDGVRTVDQLWHEIGAKLGEEAPSQGDVIRLLAELNASDLLQTEVTPDSTALLERAKRAGRSGWLSNVLYPLALRIPCWHPDAFFKRTLPIARWLFGRPGGILWLLMVLPALLLAAQHWQDLSADATDRILATDNIVPLALTYLLLKVMHEFGHGFAVKAFGGAVHEFGVMFLVFAPLPYVDASAASGFRSKWQRALVGAAGMIVEVFIAALALYVWLAVEPGIARALAFNAMVVAGVSTLVFNGNPLLRYDGYYILADLLEIPNLAQRATRYWGYLVDRYVFRTDGLRDFVATDGERIWFLLYGPAAFLYRQAVMLAIAVFIASQYLTVGIAVAIWSLLTGIALPIGRALWLVLTSPRLRRNRTRAMTATFGTILAVGIVLFLIPAPLYFTTEGVVWLPEHAIVRAGTDGFVRNFLIEPGQMVRAGDALIESEDPTSRTELEILRARVAELEIRLATERFADRVRAETTTTELGQVRAELATATSRAARLVVRSRSDGIFAVMKSQDLPGRFVREGLQIGYVLPHDSRIIRATIRQDDIDLVRHQLRSITVKLAERLDETLPATIVREVPAGHNNLPSRALGGAGGGALTVDPADPQGTRTLQRVFQVDVELSANATAPAAFGSRAYVRFDHVWEPIGWQMWRRVRQLLLSRLQI from the coding sequence ATGACCGTCGCCCCGTTCTTGAGCTCCTCCTGGTATCGCGTCGCGCTCCGCAAGCCAAAACTGCGCGACCACACCTCTGTCCATCGTCACCGCTATCGCGGCAATGTCTGGTATGTCGTGCACGATCATGCCACCGGCCGGGTGCATCGCTTGTCGCCGGCGAGTTGCATGATGATTGCCGCGATGGATGGAGTGCGCACTGTCGACCAGCTCTGGCATGAGATCGGAGCCAAGCTCGGAGAGGAGGCGCCAAGTCAGGGCGACGTGATCCGGTTGTTGGCTGAGCTCAATGCTTCCGACCTGCTGCAGACCGAGGTAACGCCCGATTCAACCGCGCTACTGGAGCGTGCCAAGCGAGCAGGACGATCCGGGTGGCTGAGTAATGTGCTGTATCCGCTGGCGCTGAGAATACCCTGCTGGCACCCGGACGCGTTCTTCAAGCGCACGCTGCCGATCGCCCGATGGCTGTTTGGCCGCCCGGGAGGAATATTGTGGCTGCTCATGGTGCTCCCGGCGTTGCTGCTGGCCGCGCAACACTGGCAAGACCTCAGTGCCGATGCCACCGACCGTATCCTCGCCACCGACAACATCGTACCGCTTGCTCTGACCTATCTCTTGCTCAAGGTCATGCACGAATTCGGGCATGGATTTGCCGTCAAGGCATTCGGGGGAGCCGTGCACGAGTTCGGCGTGATGTTTCTGGTATTTGCACCGCTACCCTATGTCGACGCCTCGGCCGCATCGGGATTCCGCAGCAAATGGCAGCGCGCGCTTGTCGGCGCGGCCGGAATGATCGTCGAGGTGTTTATCGCCGCGCTTGCACTCTATGTCTGGCTTGCGGTCGAGCCTGGAATTGCTCGGGCACTGGCTTTCAACGCCATGGTGGTCGCGGGTGTTTCCACCCTGGTGTTCAACGGCAATCCGCTCCTGCGCTATGACGGCTATTATATTCTTGCCGATCTGCTGGAAATCCCGAATCTTGCGCAGCGCGCCACCCGTTACTGGGGCTATCTCGTCGACCGATATGTGTTTCGCACCGATGGATTAAGAGATTTCGTTGCGACGGACGGCGAGCGCATCTGGTTCCTCCTCTACGGACCCGCTGCCTTCCTCTACCGTCAAGCAGTAATGCTTGCGATCGCTGTATTCATCGCTTCCCAGTACCTCACTGTCGGCATCGCGGTTGCGATCTGGAGTCTATTGACGGGTATCGCGTTGCCGATCGGCAGGGCATTGTGGCTGGTGCTCACAAGCCCGCGCCTTCGCCGCAATCGCACTCGCGCAATGACTGCGACCTTCGGCACAATCCTGGCCGTCGGGATCGTCCTGTTTCTGATCCCGGCACCGCTCTACTTCACGACTGAAGGTGTGGTCTGGTTGCCGGAACATGCAATCGTGCGCGCGGGAACGGACGGTTTCGTGCGCAACTTCCTGATCGAGCCCGGCCAAATGGTGCGGGCCGGCGACGCGTTGATCGAAAGCGAAGACCCTACATCCAGGACTGAACTCGAAATCCTGCGCGCGCGCGTCGCTGAACTCGAGATTCGTCTTGCCACGGAGCGCTTTGCCGATCGCGTGCGTGCCGAGACCACAACCACGGAACTGGGGCAAGTGCGCGCCGAACTTGCGACCGCAACCAGCCGCGCAGCGCGGCTCGTTGTACGCAGTCGCAGCGATGGCATCTTCGCGGTGATGAAATCGCAGGATCTGCCCGGGCGCTTTGTGCGCGAGGGCCTGCAGATCGGCTACGTGCTCCCACATGACTCGCGCATCATCCGTGCAACGATCCGGCAGGATGATATTGATCTTGTTCGTCATCAATTGCGCAGCATCACGGTCAAGCTCGCGGAGCGCCTCGATGAGACTCTGCCCGCGACGATCGTTCGCGAAGTTCCTGCCGGGCACAACAATCTTCCCAGCAGGGCCTTGGGGGGTGCCGGCGGCGGCGCGCTCACGGTCGACCCGGCCGACCCGCAAGGAACCAGGACGCTACAGCGTGTTTTCCAGGTAGACGTCGAATTGTCCGCAAACGCCACGGCGCCGGCCGCGTTTGGCAGCCGTGCTTACGTGCGCTTCGATCATGTTTGGGAGCCGATAGGCTGGCAGATGTGGCGTCGTGTGCGCCAATTGCTGCTGTCCCGGTTGCAGATCTAG